A portion of the Chryseobacterium tructae genome contains these proteins:
- the cmk gene encoding (d)CMP kinase gives MKKPVIAIDGYSSTGKSSISKIIADKLGLIHMDTGALYRGVTWFALQHCLNEDGRINLNTLFSSLDQIQLEFKNNDGALILYLNNVDISKEIRTNEVSDNVSLVAKQKEVRDFLLQSQRSLAEKGGVIMDGRDIGTVVLPNADYKFFLTASIDERTNRRFLELKGLGIEADKEQVKQNLIERDKIDSEREIAPLKQAEDATVIDNSELTKEQTIELILSYIEKI, from the coding sequence ATGAAAAAACCTGTAATAGCTATCGATGGGTACTCGTCTACCGGAAAAAGTTCTATCTCCAAAATCATTGCTGATAAGCTAGGACTTATTCATATGGATACAGGAGCACTTTACAGAGGAGTTACCTGGTTTGCTTTGCAACATTGTCTAAATGAAGATGGCAGGATCAATCTGAATACTTTATTTTCATCTCTAGATCAGATTCAGCTTGAATTTAAGAATAATGATGGAGCTCTTATCCTCTATCTTAATAACGTAGATATTTCTAAAGAGATCAGAACCAATGAAGTTTCTGACAATGTAAGTCTTGTAGCCAAGCAAAAAGAAGTAAGAGACTTTTTATTACAATCTCAACGTTCTTTGGCAGAAAAAGGCGGTGTTATTATGGATGGGCGTGACATAGGGACAGTAGTTCTGCCAAATGCGGACTATAAATTCTTTCTTACTGCCAGTATTGATGAAAGAACCAACAGAAGATTTCTTGAATTAAAAGGCTTGGGAATTGAAGCGGATAAGGAACAGGTAAAACAAAACCTTATTGAGAGAGATAAGATCGACAGTGAGCGTGAAATTGCCCCATTGAAACAGGCTGAAGACGCTACGGTAATAGACAATTCTGAGCTTACTAAAGAACAAACCATAGAACTGATTCTTTCTTACATCGAAAAGATTTAA
- the pyrH gene encoding UMP kinase has product MKYKRILLKLSGEALMGNRQYGIDNERLQEYAAEIKKVVEKGCEVAIVIGGGNIFRGVAGAAKGMDRVQGDYMGMLATVINGMALQGALEDAGIKTRLQSAIEMDKVAEPFIKRRAVRHLEKGRVVIFGAGTGNPYFTTDTAATLRAIEIGADVILKGTRVDGIYDSDPEKNADAVKYNSLSFDEVFEKNLKVMDMTAFTLSHENKLPIIVFDMNKDGNLVKIVEGENVGTLVDL; this is encoded by the coding sequence ATGAAATATAAAAGAATCCTTCTGAAACTTAGTGGAGAGGCCTTAATGGGGAACAGACAATACGGTATTGACAACGAAAGGCTGCAGGAATATGCTGCAGAGATTAAAAAAGTAGTTGAAAAAGGCTGTGAAGTAGCGATCGTCATTGGAGGAGGAAATATTTTCCGTGGTGTAGCTGGGGCTGCGAAAGGAATGGACAGAGTACAGGGAGACTACATGGGTATGCTAGCCACTGTAATCAATGGTATGGCATTGCAAGGAGCATTGGAGGATGCTGGAATCAAGACAAGACTTCAGTCTGCTATTGAAATGGATAAGGTAGCTGAGCCTTTCATCAAAAGAAGAGCAGTAAGACACCTTGAAAAAGGGAGAGTAGTGATCTTCGGTGCAGGAACAGGAAATCCTTATTTTACAACAGATACGGCTGCAACATTAAGAGCTATCGAAATCGGAGCAGATGTAATTCTTAAAGGAACAAGAGTAGATGGAATTTATGACAGTGACCCTGAAAAAAATGCTGATGCTGTAAAATACAATTCTCTATCTTTCGATGAAGTATTTGAGAAAAACCTTAAGGTAATGGATATGACTGCCTTTACTTTAAGCCACGAAAATAAATTACCAATCATTGTATTCGATATGAATAAAGATGGAAATTTGGTGAAAATAGTGGAAGGAGAAAATGTAGGTACTTTGGTTGATTTATAA
- a CDS encoding phage holin family protein, with protein MIETIKEYASKRIDLLKIEATEKSSLSAGLITYFVVLLVAFAFFIILFNFGIAFLIGKALDNYSYGFLIVAAFYALVMAFVISFKNKIVNTVADQVIKFLNHSSHE; from the coding sequence ATGATAGAAACTATTAAAGAATACGCCTCGAAAAGAATCGATCTTCTGAAAATAGAAGCTACAGAAAAGTCTTCTCTTTCTGCCGGGCTCATTACCTACTTTGTAGTACTGCTTGTTGCTTTTGCTTTTTTTATTATCCTTTTCAATTTTGGAATCGCTTTTCTTATTGGGAAAGCACTGGATAATTATTCCTATGGTTTCTTAATTGTAGCGGCATTTTATGCTCTAGTAATGGCTTTTGTCATTTCATTCAAAAATAAAATCGTGAATACTGTTGCAGATCAGGTTATTAAATTTTTAAATCATTCAAGCCATGAGTAG
- a CDS encoding BamA/TamA family outer membrane protein → MSCKHYKNSPQKYYKIISFATFVGLLYACSTTKKVPDGEYLLTKNNFEFEDKKEFFDEELKDYVQQKPNKKQFLFMPLGLMFYNMANPKYDTILNEYMTYPSEMRNQKLRDSLFIRYNMKNSVGKNLFFDRLLHSWGSPPVILDQTRSEKSAESIKKRLTYRGFWDAEVRYKQNMDSASKKATVNYFIKHNEPTYIKDYFFNIPDLGIKQVYNDHLNKTLVRSGKILDQTVLEKEVNRITDLMRESGYYKFNISNDEVYFVADSLKSKKQVPVTLEIHKDSLDRPYKKATFGNIDVAIVDDANDFPKNTVKDSLRRIRFHKMNDKYKTSSLWRTIIVDSKQPYDQQKLDVTKRNLLTMNNFSIVKARDSLRRGGMTSPNDSIVDVLYILKPLPKYELKVGTDLNYSQILNLGVSPSVDLTTRNVFKGAENLSTSLSGTFGSIASTENTDKRVLAYEISAQASLNFPRLLLPFNYYKFIPKRYTPTSSILLGASIQNNIGLGRVNFNTGLNYQANVNEQVYHKLTLFNTQISLTKNKNAYYDYFVNDEVVRKTIFADYLAKTGVDLQQEVNAGQISMDDASLRIIDNVDYRAALDSQGLDLLTTFRGSLINKERQTQDVFISSMIYNFVYNEIGKKDYPNAFYFNGKVELAGNILSLFNKKSNDGGVVSAPQKTIFGIPYAQFVKFDIDTRKYFKFNGNQTLVLRQFIGVGIPYGNSDDMPIIKSYFNGGSNDIRAWVAFGGLGPADSQVDERIRAYMTNDIKLTTNIEYRIPFNNMYEGAIFTDIGNTWSLRNHNDAHQDQFRFNKFLGQMGVGSGFGLRINVAYITLRLDFAYKIFDPNKPEGDRWRFKTLQPFKPTVNFAFGYPF, encoded by the coding sequence ATGAGCTGTAAGCATTATAAGAATTCTCCTCAAAAATATTATAAAATTATTTCATTTGCAACATTTGTTGGTCTCCTTTATGCTTGTAGTACCACAAAAAAAGTTCCGGATGGTGAATATCTGCTTACTAAGAACAACTTTGAGTTCGAAGATAAGAAAGAATTTTTTGATGAAGAATTAAAGGATTACGTTCAGCAAAAGCCTAACAAGAAACAGTTTCTTTTCATGCCATTGGGTCTTATGTTCTATAACATGGCCAATCCAAAATACGATACGATTCTTAATGAATATATGACGTATCCGAGTGAAATGAGAAATCAGAAACTGAGAGATTCATTATTTATCAGGTACAATATGAAAAATAGTGTCGGAAAAAATCTTTTCTTCGACCGACTTTTACATAGCTGGGGATCTCCGCCTGTTATTTTGGATCAGACCAGAAGTGAAAAAAGTGCGGAATCTATTAAAAAAAGACTTACGTATAGAGGATTTTGGGATGCAGAAGTGAGATATAAACAGAATATGGACTCTGCTTCTAAAAAAGCAACCGTAAATTATTTCATCAAGCACAATGAACCTACCTATATAAAAGATTATTTCTTTAATATTCCTGATCTTGGAATAAAACAGGTTTATAACGACCATCTTAATAAAACCCTTGTAAGATCAGGTAAAATCCTTGATCAAACTGTTCTTGAAAAAGAAGTAAACAGGATTACAGACTTAATGAGAGAATCTGGGTATTATAAATTTAATATTTCCAATGATGAAGTCTATTTTGTGGCAGATTCATTAAAAAGTAAAAAGCAGGTTCCTGTTACCTTAGAAATTCATAAAGATTCCTTAGATCGCCCTTATAAAAAGGCCACTTTTGGAAATATTGATGTTGCTATTGTAGATGATGCCAATGACTTTCCTAAGAATACTGTTAAAGATAGTTTAAGACGAATCAGATTCCATAAAATGAATGATAAATATAAAACATCATCATTATGGAGAACCATTATTGTAGACAGCAAACAGCCTTATGATCAGCAAAAACTGGATGTGACCAAGAGAAATCTCTTGACTATGAACAATTTTAGCATCGTAAAAGCAAGAGACTCTTTAAGACGCGGAGGCATGACTTCCCCTAATGACAGTATTGTAGATGTTTTATATATATTGAAACCGCTTCCTAAGTATGAACTAAAAGTAGGAACAGATCTTAATTATTCCCAGATTCTGAATCTTGGAGTATCTCCTTCTGTAGATCTTACTACCAGAAATGTTTTCAAAGGTGCAGAGAACCTTTCAACGAGTCTTTCCGGTACATTTGGATCTATTGCAAGTACAGAAAATACTGATAAAAGAGTATTAGCCTATGAAATATCAGCTCAGGCATCCCTGAACTTCCCAAGGCTTTTATTGCCTTTTAATTATTATAAATTTATTCCTAAAAGGTACACCCCTACTTCCTCTATTCTGTTAGGAGCTTCTATACAGAACAATATCGGATTGGGAAGAGTAAACTTTAATACCGGATTAAATTATCAGGCGAACGTAAATGAACAGGTATACCATAAACTTACCTTATTCAATACCCAGATCAGTTTAACAAAGAATAAAAATGCCTATTACGATTATTTCGTTAATGATGAAGTCGTGAGAAAAACAATATTTGCTGACTATTTAGCTAAAACAGGTGTTGATCTTCAACAAGAAGTAAATGCTGGACAAATTAGCATGGATGATGCCTCTCTAAGGATTATCGATAATGTTGATTACCGCGCTGCACTTGATTCACAAGGATTAGATTTACTGACAACCTTTAGAGGAAGTCTTATCAATAAAGAAAGACAAACTCAGGATGTCTTTATATCTTCTATGATCTACAATTTTGTGTATAATGAAATTGGAAAAAAAGATTACCCTAATGCCTTCTACTTTAATGGAAAAGTTGAACTTGCCGGTAATATTTTAAGTTTATTCAACAAGAAAAGTAATGATGGTGGAGTTGTTTCAGCTCCGCAAAAAACAATTTTTGGTATTCCTTATGCTCAATTCGTAAAATTCGATATTGATACTAGAAAATATTTTAAATTCAATGGTAATCAAACCTTAGTTCTCCGTCAGTTTATTGGGGTTGGTATTCCTTATGGGAATTCAGATGATATGCCTATTATTAAATCTTATTTCAACGGTGGTTCCAATGATATCAGAGCTTGGGTAGCGTTCGGAGGATTAGGCCCTGCCGACTCTCAGGTAGACGAAAGAATTCGTGCTTACATGACTAACGATATAAAACTGACCACCAATATTGAATATAGAATTCCTTTTAACAATATGTATGAAGGTGCTATATTTACAGATATAGGAAATACCTGGAGTCTTCGTAATCACAATGATGCTCATCAGGATCAGTTCAGATTCAATAAATTCTTAGGGCAAATGGGTGTTGGTAGTGGATTTGGATTAAGAATCAATGTAGCATATATTACCTTGAGACTAGATTTTGCTTATAAAATCTTTGACCCCAACAAGCCTGAGGGAGATCGCTGGAGATTCAAAACATTACAGCCTTTTAAACCTACGGTTAATTTTGCTTTCGGATATCCTTTCTAA
- the porQ gene encoding type IX secretion system protein PorQ: MKKIIIFSLFLSGIVSYAQTGTNVYPFLNVPVSARQAALGGDAISIRDYDVSFAIANPALLNKDSDKQLSVNATAYLADSKYGTIAYAKDFENGHMATINARYMSYGSIPRTDESGFQDGEYKASDVAIGAGYAYQFEEDWTIGGGLNFVTSKIDNYTSSAISGTAGITYHNKKNKEVLSLVLRNFGFQLKSFNGTRENLPFRVDIGYTKILKNFPLAITITAHDLQQFNISSEYNVEGQKVNAGRKIADHFSLGAELFPEKNFNIRLGYNVKRGNELAVADQRNFSGLSGGFGIKVSRFRIDYAHIRYHNASNVNQIGISMDLSSHRGE; encoded by the coding sequence TTGAAGAAAATTATCATTTTTTCATTATTTCTATCAGGAATTGTTTCTTATGCGCAAACAGGAACAAATGTGTATCCGTTCTTAAATGTACCTGTATCTGCAAGACAGGCTGCCTTGGGTGGAGATGCAATTTCGATACGAGATTATGATGTTTCCTTTGCTATTGCAAACCCAGCCCTGTTAAATAAAGATTCCGACAAGCAGCTTTCTGTGAACGCTACTGCTTATCTTGCCGATTCAAAATACGGAACCATTGCTTATGCCAAAGATTTTGAAAATGGCCACATGGCCACCATCAATGCCAGGTATATGAGCTATGGAAGTATTCCAAGGACAGATGAAAGTGGTTTTCAGGATGGAGAATATAAAGCTTCAGATGTTGCCATTGGTGCCGGATATGCTTACCAGTTTGAAGAAGACTGGACAATTGGTGGAGGGTTAAATTTCGTTACCTCAAAAATAGACAACTATACTTCTTCCGCAATCTCAGGAACTGCGGGAATTACCTATCATAACAAAAAAAATAAAGAAGTTCTTTCTCTAGTATTAAGAAACTTTGGTTTCCAGCTAAAGTCTTTTAATGGAACTCGTGAAAATCTTCCTTTCAGAGTAGATATAGGATACACCAAAATATTAAAGAACTTCCCTCTCGCGATTACGATTACAGCACACGATCTTCAGCAATTTAATATCTCATCAGAATATAATGTAGAAGGTCAGAAAGTGAATGCTGGCAGAAAAATTGCCGATCACTTCTCTTTGGGGGCGGAATTATTTCCGGAAAAAAACTTTAATATCAGATTGGGTTATAATGTAAAAAGAGGAAATGAACTTGCTGTGGCAGATCAGCGAAACTTTTCAGGACTTTCCGGCGGATTCGGAATTAAAGTTTCAAGATTTCGCATAGATTATGCCCACATAAGATATCATAACGCTTCGAATGTCAATCAGATAGGAATCTCCATGGATCTTTCCAGCCACAGAGGAGAATAA
- a CDS encoding YtxH domain-containing protein translates to MSKNGKNTAGILAGLLAGAAAGVILGMLYAPEEGKETRKKIKNKANDLKDQAKDKYGEVSEKVKDQYGNISSTFKETANNVAHTVKDGYDKYKDQIVSKTADVVKDVEAELNDLKS, encoded by the coding sequence ATGTCTAAAAACGGAAAAAATACAGCAGGTATATTAGCGGGACTTCTTGCAGGTGCTGCAGCGGGTGTAATCTTAGGAATGTTATATGCACCGGAAGAAGGTAAAGAAACTAGAAAAAAAATCAAAAATAAAGCCAATGATCTTAAAGATCAGGCAAAAGATAAATACGGAGAAGTTTCTGAAAAAGTGAAAGACCAGTATGGTAATATTTCTTCTACTTTTAAAGAAACAGCTAATAACGTAGCACATACTGTGAAAGACGGATATGATAAATACAAAGATCAGATTGTTTCTAAAACAGCGGATGTAGTAAAAGATGTAGAGGCAGAACTGAACGATCTTAAATCATAA
- a CDS encoding phosphoribosyl-ATP pyrophosphatase, translated as MSRKYESIEELRRKKKLLKGEISDLENLLTFKNTKESLSAFTNGLSDQYLQEKVDEDGDEKVVLRKDVIAKQLTSEVKDLLISKNTAVGLASTAFTGNIADSIIKLGVTAIVGNYAKKNMKSSNWKNKLVGAALIYLAPIALKYVRKKLEVYQKNKSVSSMEQLI; from the coding sequence ATGAGTAGAAAATATGAAAGCATAGAAGAATTAAGAAGAAAGAAAAAACTGCTTAAAGGGGAAATTAGTGATCTGGAAAATCTTCTTACGTTTAAGAATACCAAAGAAAGTCTTAGCGCATTCACCAACGGCTTGAGTGATCAATATCTCCAAGAAAAAGTAGATGAAGATGGTGATGAAAAAGTTGTTCTGAGAAAGGATGTCATTGCCAAGCAGCTTACTTCAGAAGTTAAAGACCTCTTGATCAGTAAGAATACAGCTGTAGGACTTGCCAGTACAGCCTTCACGGGAAATATCGCAGACAGTATTATTAAGCTAGGGGTTACCGCTATCGTTGGTAACTACGCCAAAAAAAATATGAAAAGTTCTAATTGGAAGAATAAGCTCGTAGGTGCTGCATTGATTTACCTTGCTCCTATTGCTCTGAAATATGTCAGAAAGAAATTGGAAGTATACCAGAAAAATAAAAGTGTTTCCAGTATGGAACAATTGATATGA
- a CDS encoding SanA/YdcF family protein — MICFCNVWVFGLTNGRTYTKISKIPPREVALVLGTSPKMRSGLSNPYFTKRMDAVALLYHHGKIKKIIVSGEKSKGYNEPAAMKNYLIYQEGVPEDIIVEDPKGFNTYKSILRCKDVYKKKNVIIVSQGYHNLRALFFARNNDMNALGFDAQDVTKPESFYRNQAREILARVIAVVYFILGVSPD, encoded by the coding sequence ATGATATGTTTCTGTAATGTGTGGGTTTTTGGACTCACCAACGGAAGAACCTATACCAAAATTTCAAAAATTCCACCAAGAGAAGTGGCTTTGGTACTTGGAACTTCTCCAAAAATGAGATCAGGTCTTTCCAATCCTTATTTTACAAAGAGAATGGATGCAGTGGCTCTTCTTTATCACCATGGAAAGATTAAGAAAATTATCGTAAGTGGTGAAAAAAGTAAAGGCTATAATGAACCGGCTGCTATGAAAAATTATCTGATCTACCAGGAAGGCGTTCCCGAAGATATTATCGTTGAAGATCCGAAAGGCTTTAATACCTATAAAAGTATTCTTCGTTGTAAAGATGTTTATAAGAAGAAAAATGTCATTATTGTTTCCCAGGGATATCATAACCTTCGTGCCCTGTTTTTTGCTAGAAATAATGATATGAATGCATTAGGCTTTGATGCACAGGACGTAACAAAACCCGAAAGTTTCTACAGAAATCAGGCGAGGGAAATCCTCGCCCGTGTTATTGCTGTAGTGTATTTTATTCTTGGAGTTTCTCCGGATTAG
- a CDS encoding TrmH family RNA methyltransferase, translating into MLTAHTIKVLQSLDKKKFRQKYNLFLVEGNKIICELFNSNFKVKEILSTDPQKLDQTDIPVTHITENELKKISFLKTPKDSVAVCYLAEEEIWEDKKIQLVLDGIQDPGNLGTIIRLADWFGIEQIICSEDTVDVYNPKVIQATMGSFIRVNVVYTDLVEYLSKTENLNIGTDMDGESIYTFEKPEKINLILGNEGNGMRPETEKQLQKCISIPRFGKSQSTESLNVSMAAGIILGQLFSK; encoded by the coding sequence ATGCTTACAGCTCATACAATAAAAGTTTTACAATCTTTAGATAAAAAGAAGTTCAGACAAAAATACAATTTGTTTTTGGTTGAAGGTAATAAAATCATTTGTGAACTTTTCAATTCTAACTTTAAAGTTAAAGAAATATTATCAACCGATCCACAAAAATTGGACCAGACTGATATCCCCGTTACTCATATCACTGAAAATGAGTTAAAAAAAATTAGTTTTCTTAAAACCCCAAAAGATTCTGTTGCCGTGTGCTATCTGGCTGAGGAGGAAATATGGGAAGACAAGAAGATACAGCTCGTTTTGGATGGTATTCAAGATCCGGGAAATTTAGGAACCATTATCCGATTGGCAGACTGGTTTGGAATAGAACAGATCATTTGTAGTGAAGATACGGTGGATGTTTATAATCCAAAGGTGATTCAGGCGACAATGGGATCGTTTATAAGAGTTAATGTTGTGTATACAGATCTTGTGGAATATCTTTCTAAAACAGAAAATTTAAATATTGGAACGGATATGGATGGAGAAAGCATCTATACCTTTGAAAAACCTGAAAAAATAAATCTGATTCTTGGAAATGAAGGAAACGGAATGAGGCCGGAAACGGAAAAACAGCTACAAAAATGCATTAGTATTCCAAGATTTGGAAAATCCCAGTCTACAGAAAGTCTGAATGTATCAATGGCGGCCGGAATTATTTTAGGACAATTATTTTCGAAATAG